One Gemmatimonadales bacterium genomic region harbors:
- a CDS encoding ABC transporter permease — MLAVIGRQAVGAVAGFGRLGHFLADSARALPDARTWGRVLAYQMRRIGVDSLPISLFIAAFTGIVLALLSSYVFTGTVPLYLVGTLVGKTLIMELGPVLTALALAGRVGATMAAELGTMKVTEQVDALETLAYDPFAYLVVPRVLAGTLMFPVVVAFAMGMGLFTGWLAATTLLPVTSAEFYRGLTAYFEVFDIQYGLIKSASFGFVITLIGCYLGLSTRGGAEGVGKATTRTVVYSAAMILVLDAYWAVTLLRHP; from the coding sequence GTGCTGGCGGTTATCGGCAGGCAGGCGGTCGGAGCGGTCGCGGGCTTCGGGCGGTTAGGTCATTTCCTGGCCGACTCGGCCCGCGCCCTCCCCGATGCCCGCACTTGGGGGCGCGTCCTCGCCTACCAGATGCGCCGCATCGGCGTGGACTCCCTGCCCATCTCCTTGTTCATCGCGGCCTTCACGGGGATCGTCCTCGCGCTCCTCTCCTCCTACGTCTTCACCGGTACAGTGCCCCTCTACCTCGTGGGGACGCTGGTCGGCAAGACCCTGATCATGGAGCTCGGCCCGGTGCTCACCGCGCTTGCCCTCGCCGGGCGCGTGGGCGCCACCATGGCCGCGGAACTCGGCACCATGAAAGTCACCGAGCAGGTGGACGCGCTCGAGACGCTGGCCTACGATCCGTTCGCCTACCTCGTGGTCCCGCGCGTGCTGGCCGGCACTCTCATGTTCCCGGTCGTGGTCGCGTTCGCGATGGGCATGGGGCTGTTCACCGGGTGGCTGGCCGCCACCACGCTGCTCCCCGTGACCAGCGCGGAGTTCTACCGCGGCCTGACGGCCTACTTCGAGGTGTTCGACATCCAGTACGGCCTGATCAAGTCGGCGTCGTTCGGCTTCGTCATCACCCTCATCGGCTGCTATCTCGGCCTGTCCACCCGTGGCGGCGCCGAGGGCGTAGGCAAGGCGACGACGCGCACCGTCGTCTACAGCGCCGCGATGATCCTGGTGCTCGACGCCTACTGGGCGGTCACCCTCCTGCGCCACCCATGA
- a CDS encoding RNA polymerase sigma factor RpoD/SigA → MKQQTAVRKRRRPSKPLLPLGPGEADRDILDQYLYEVSVTPLLKPHEEIELAKKVRAGDHDAMQELVRRNLRFVISVAKKYQNRGLPLTDLIGEGNVGLMTAARKFDPDQGVKFISYAVWWIRQAILASLARQGRTVRVPLNRTADLSKIVRTAEALRQSLRREPTPEEVSKATGLSLEVVQSLAALNSGEVRLDAPLDPDGDRSLIERFVSDEGPSTEDQAMDRFLAQEIENALATLPPRDAKVLRLYFGLDGGREHTLEEIGGMLGVTRERIRQLRDRALKRLREGTVGKALASFAA, encoded by the coding sequence ATGAAACAGCAGACCGCGGTCCGGAAGCGCCGTCGCCCGAGCAAGCCTCTGCTCCCGCTCGGGCCCGGTGAGGCGGATCGGGATATCCTCGACCAGTATCTCTACGAGGTCTCCGTCACCCCCCTCCTCAAGCCCCACGAGGAGATCGAGCTGGCCAAGAAGGTGCGCGCCGGCGACCACGACGCCATGCAGGAGCTGGTGCGCCGCAACCTCCGGTTCGTCATCTCGGTGGCCAAGAAATACCAGAACCGCGGCCTTCCGCTCACCGACCTGATCGGGGAGGGGAACGTCGGCCTCATGACCGCCGCGCGGAAATTCGATCCCGACCAGGGCGTGAAGTTCATCTCGTACGCGGTCTGGTGGATCCGCCAGGCCATCCTGGCCTCCCTCGCGCGTCAGGGCCGCACGGTCCGAGTGCCGCTCAACCGCACCGCGGACCTCTCCAAGATCGTCCGGACGGCGGAGGCGCTCAGGCAGTCCCTGAGGCGGGAGCCCACGCCGGAGGAGGTCTCCAAGGCCACCGGTCTCTCGCTGGAGGTGGTGCAGTCGCTCGCCGCGCTCAACAGCGGCGAGGTCCGTCTCGACGCGCCCTTGGACCCCGACGGCGATCGCTCGCTCATCGAGCGCTTCGTCTCCGATGAAGGGCCGAGCACCGAGGACCAGGCGATGGATCGCTTCCTGGCCCAGGAGATCGAGAATGCGCTGGCCACCCTCCCCCCGCGGGACGCCAAGGTGCTGCGCCTGTACTTCGGCCTCGACGGCGGGCGCGAGCACACGCTGGAAGAGATCGGCGGGATGCTCGGTGTCACCCGCGAGCGCATCCGCCAGCTTCGGGACCGGGCCCTCAAGCGGCTCCGCGAGGGCACCGTCGGCAAAGCGCTGGCGAGCTTCGCGGCATAA